One segment of Saprospiraceae bacterium DNA contains the following:
- a CDS encoding T9SS type A sorting domain-containing protein, producing the protein MNTTFPLACLVFILKIGTANAQTPKDATVPLTATVSTNPANITLNWENPTASTLLIQRRTKGQAGNQWVQLLSATNSTQNTLSDNNVAIGQTYEYRIARTTNIAAHGYAHVAVEAPVTDHRGTLLLLVDADLAVPLAAELERLRDDLSGDGWRIKEHFVDGTATVQSVKNLIVADFNTNPAEVRAVLLLGKIPVPYSGNSAWDGHSDHSGAWPADAYYADVDGTWTDIAVNNSSPTRAANKNVPGDGKFDQSIIPSAVELEVGRVDFRRLTMGTFGASTTDLLRRYLNKNHDWRTGAYTVEQKALVDDNFGYFSGEAFAANGFRNAYPLVGAANVSSADFFDDTHPQRYLMGYGTGPGTYTSAGGVGNSGNFANDTVNIVFSNIFGSYHGDWDYETNPLMPAALASRGGILTCAWAGRPHHFYQALASGETMGYCMKETQNAQFNNAYFNTFGRSGAHVALLGDPTVRAHIVAPPSNVSAVAACGKVSLEWKPSPDDDVVGYHIYRSKEKHGAYTRLTTEAIAATTFTDDNPSTDTLHYQVRAIKSQTSPGGGVYWNNSTGVRASVFSPSYTPPTVSIVSETNTLNCATPEITLTAFSDSTSAAFQWSGPNNFAASGQSVLIDTTGIYTVAATFPDGCVQFDEVSILGDYSIPVIPPFPDLVVDCNNPCVALHLPDFPEIEYYLDSVLLPGTSPFSLCAAGSYTLLAQSKLNGCSASQPLEIAADTISPLISIAGIGLITCSSPTIALMATSSVPGTLYTWSGPGAFHSNASNVAITIPGTYFLMAVNPSNGCTTTTSIAIEGDGTLPDITAAGGSITCNNPTVQLAGGSSTPGSTFLWTGPSGFTSSLEDPSTTMPGTYLLTVTSPNGCSAQAAAMVTIDTIGPLVILEPYGQLDCEHPCVTAFFYQLFPELTADSVVVCEAGNYTYIATGPNGCTTTFPFEVTQAPTDGIVSITGTPESAPGANDGAIQLSIAGGNPPFTFLWSNGATSQHLLNIPGGTYSVIITDAGQCTYTASITVETLVSTLEALVFQQFALSPNPTDGRALLLIQLHRPALVRVTASDAAGRLLWAVPEATTSTLSLPIDLSAHTPGTYYISVVIGHQVFTRKMVVAR; encoded by the coding sequence ATGAACACAACATTCCCCCTCGCCTGCCTGGTTTTTATTTTGAAAATCGGAACCGCGAACGCGCAAACACCGAAAGACGCCACCGTTCCACTGACAGCTACTGTCAGCACAAACCCTGCCAACATTACCCTGAATTGGGAAAACCCCACCGCCTCCACGTTGCTCATTCAGCGCCGCACCAAAGGACAGGCAGGCAACCAATGGGTGCAGCTGCTCAGCGCGACCAACAGCACTCAAAACACTTTGTCAGACAACAACGTGGCAATTGGCCAAACCTATGAGTACCGGATAGCACGCACCACCAACATCGCCGCGCACGGCTACGCGCACGTCGCCGTGGAAGCGCCTGTGACAGACCATCGCGGCACGCTCTTGCTTCTGGTGGATGCCGACCTCGCAGTGCCGCTGGCTGCTGAACTGGAACGCCTGCGCGACGACCTTTCGGGCGATGGCTGGCGCATAAAAGAACACTTCGTGGATGGCACCGCCACGGTGCAATCGGTGAAAAACCTCATCGTTGCCGACTTCAACACAAATCCCGCCGAGGTGAGAGCCGTGTTGCTGTTGGGCAAAATACCCGTGCCTTATTCGGGCAATTCCGCTTGGGACGGCCACTCCGACCACTCCGGCGCTTGGCCCGCCGATGCCTACTACGCCGACGTGGATGGCACATGGACCGACATCGCGGTGAACAACAGCTCGCCCACACGCGCAGCCAACAAAAATGTGCCCGGCGATGGCAAATTCGACCAGAGCATCATTCCCTCGGCAGTGGAACTGGAAGTAGGTCGGGTGGATTTTCGGCGCTTGACTATGGGGACTTTTGGTGCTTCCACCACCGACTTGCTCCGACGGTATTTGAATAAAAACCATGACTGGCGCACAGGAGCCTACACGGTGGAACAAAAGGCATTGGTGGACGACAATTTTGGCTATTTCAGCGGCGAAGCATTCGCTGCCAACGGGTTCAGAAATGCTTATCCATTGGTGGGGGCGGCCAATGTGTCGAGTGCGGATTTCTTTGACGACACGCACCCGCAGCGTTATTTGATGGGCTACGGAACTGGCCCCGGCACATACACCAGCGCAGGAGGCGTGGGCAATAGCGGGAATTTTGCCAATGACACAGTGAACATCGTTTTCTCCAACATCTTTGGGAGCTATCACGGCGACTGGGACTACGAAACCAACCCGCTCATGCCTGCGGCACTGGCCTCGCGGGGCGGCATTCTCACTTGTGCATGGGCGGGTCGGCCTCACCATTTCTATCAGGCGCTGGCTTCGGGCGAGACCATGGGCTATTGCATGAAGGAAACCCAAAACGCGCAGTTCAACAACGCCTATTTCAACACTTTTGGCAGGAGCGGCGCCCATGTCGCGCTGCTCGGCGACCCCACCGTGCGAGCACACATCGTGGCTCCACCCTCGAACGTGAGCGCCGTCGCCGCGTGCGGCAAGGTATCGTTGGAGTGGAAGCCCTCGCCTGACGACGACGTGGTGGGCTACCACATCTATCGCTCTAAGGAAAAACACGGAGCCTACACGCGCCTTACAACAGAGGCCATCGCCGCCACGACATTCACGGACGATAACCCCTCAACGGATACGCTGCACTATCAGGTTCGAGCTATCAAATCGCAAACCTCGCCGGGTGGTGGCGTTTATTGGAACAATAGCACAGGGGTGAGGGCATCCGTCTTCTCGCCTTCATATACGCCGCCAACCGTGAGCATTGTTAGTGAAACAAATACCTTGAATTGCGCCACCCCGGAAATAACCCTGACGGCTTTTAGTGACTCAACCAGTGCGGCGTTTCAATGGTCAGGCCCCAATAATTTTGCCGCGAGCGGCCAAAGTGTCTTGATTGACACGACGGGCATTTACACGGTGGCCGCTACTTTTCCCGACGGCTGTGTTCAATTCGACGAGGTCTCCATTTTGGGTGATTACAGTATCCCGGTGATTCCACCCTTTCCTGACCTCGTTGTTGATTGCAACAACCCATGCGTTGCGCTTCATCTTCCCGATTTTCCCGAAATCGAATACTATTTGGATAGTGTACTGTTGCCCGGCACATCCCCATTTAGCCTCTGTGCAGCAGGCTCCTACACTTTGCTCGCCCAATCAAAACTCAATGGCTGCTCCGCGAGCCAACCGCTCGAAATTGCCGCCGACACCATCTCGCCGCTCATCAGCATAGCAGGGATTGGACTCATCACTTGCAGTTCGCCAACTATCGCCTTGATGGCCACCTCGTCCGTGCCCGGCACACTCTACACTTGGTCAGGCCCCGGCGCTTTTCATTCCAATGCTTCCAACGTGGCAATCACCATACCCGGCACTTATTTCTTGATGGCGGTCAATCCAAGCAACGGATGCACCACCACCACTTCCATTGCCATAGAAGGCGACGGAACGCTGCCCGATATAACCGCCGCAGGCGGCTCTATCACCTGCAACAACCCAACCGTGCAACTTGCCGGCGGCTCTTCCACACCCGGAAGCACGTTCCTGTGGACAGGACCGAGCGGCTTCACCTCCTCGCTGGAAGACCCAAGCACGACGATGCCGGGAACATACCTGCTGACAGTGACTTCGCCCAACGGGTGCAGCGCGCAAGCAGCGGCGATGGTCACTATTGACACGATTGGCCCGCTGGTCATTTTGGAGCCTTACGGACAATTAGACTGCGAACACCCCTGCGTGACGGCTTTCTTTTACCAGCTTTTTCCTGAATTGACAGCTGACTCGGTCGTGGTGTGCGAGGCGGGCAACTACACATACATCGCCACCGGGCCAAATGGCTGCACCACCACGTTCCCCTTCGAGGTGACGCAAGCGCCCACCGACGGCATTGTTTCCATCACTGGCACACCTGAATCCGCACCCGGTGCGAACGACGGCGCCATCCAATTGAGCATCGCGGGGGGCAACCCGCCTTTCACTTTTCTTTGGAGCAATGGCGCGACTTCTCAGCACCTGCTGAACATACCCGGCGGCACTTACTCCGTCATCATTACCGACGCGGGGCAATGCACTTACACCGCTTCCATCACGGTGGAAACCCTCGTCAGCACGCTCGAAGCGCTCGTTTTCCAGCAGTTCGCGCTCTCGCCCAACCCAACGGACGGACGTGCCTTGTTGCTGATTCAACTGCATCGGCCTGCGCTCGTGCGGGTGACGGCGAGCGACGCG
- a CDS encoding ATP-binding cassette domain-containing protein, which translates to MMSHIVKLSNADISQQDGNVVLENINLTIGEGEFTYLIGKTGSGKTSLLKTLYGALPLTKGFGEVAGFDLRSLHRGNMHLLRRKLGIVFQDFNLLTDRNVEENLLFVLRATGWTDAGLMNQRVTEVLEGTGLPAKRYAMPYELSGGEQQRVVIARALLNKPALLIADEPTGNLDPETSDDVLVLMRNLARQNHTAVFCATHDYRILQNFPARIIRIQHGKLIDDEGVAIK; encoded by the coding sequence ATCATGTCCCACATTGTCAAACTATCCAATGCCGACATTAGCCAACAAGATGGCAACGTCGTGCTGGAAAACATCAATCTCACCATCGGAGAAGGAGAATTCACCTATCTTATAGGCAAAACAGGGAGCGGAAAAACCAGCCTGCTCAAGACACTCTATGGCGCGCTGCCGCTGACGAAAGGATTTGGCGAAGTCGCTGGCTTCGACTTGCGGAGCCTCCATCGCGGCAATATGCACCTGCTGCGCCGCAAACTCGGCATCGTCTTTCAGGACTTCAACTTGCTGACGGATAGGAATGTGGAAGAGAACCTGCTCTTCGTGTTGCGCGCCACGGGATGGACCGACGCAGGCCTGATGAATCAACGTGTGACGGAGGTGCTGGAAGGAACAGGGCTGCCAGCCAAACGATATGCCATGCCTTACGAACTTTCCGGCGGCGAGCAACAGCGCGTGGTCATCGCCCGTGCCTTGCTCAACAAACCCGCGCTGCTCATCGCCGACGAGCCTACGGGCAACCTCGACCCTGAGACCAGCGACGATGTGCTGGTGTTGATGCGCAACCTCGCCCGGCAAAACCACACCGCCGTGTTCTGCGCCACGCACGACTACCGCATTCTGCAAAATTTTCCTGCGCGTATCATTCGCATCCAACACGGCAAGCTGATTGACGATGAGGGAGTGGCGATAAAATAA